In one Macrobrachium rosenbergii isolate ZJJX-2024 chromosome 53, ASM4041242v1, whole genome shotgun sequence genomic region, the following are encoded:
- the LOC136834124 gene encoding zinc finger protein 774-like, which translates to MLLIKEEKENLEEDLTENTDEGSLFADPFLEVKAEPEFLDHSEFDVNCSSQSVKYEDNSPSCDDESGVICIAEENRHLSRTEVFSKRSNTAGEKLYTCFVCQRSFSGSWDLTRHMRTHTGEKPYNCSICQRSFSCQSHLKTHMRTHTGEKPYTCPVCQISFSLSSHLTKHTRTHTGEKPLICCVCQKSFSESSNLKRHLRTHTGEKPYTCSVCQISFTISSHLTKHMRTHTGEKPYTCSICQRSFSESSNLKTHMTTHTGEKPHTCSICERSFSRQSHLKRHMRIHTG; encoded by the coding sequence ATGCTCTTAAtcaaagaagagaaggagaatttAGAGGAGGATCTTACTGAAAACACAGATGAAGGCTCTTTATTTGCAGATCCCTTCTTAGAAGTCAAGGCAGAACCAGAGTTTTTAGACCATAGTGAATTTGATGTGAACTGTTCATCTCAGTCTGTTAAGTATGAGGACAACTCTCCAAGCTGTGATGATGAAAGTGGAGTGATCTGTATTGCAGAAGAAAACAGACATTTGAGTAGAACAGAAGTATTTTCAAAGAGAAGCAACACAGCAGGGGAAAAACTATATACATGCTTTGTATGTCAGAGAAGTTTTTCTGGATCATGGGATCTCACaagacacatgagaactcatacaggagagaaaccatataattgctctatatgtcaaagaagtttttcttgtcaaagtcatctcaaaacacacatgagaactcatacaggagagaaaccatatacttgcccTGTATGCCAAATAAGTTTTTCACTTTCAAGTCATCTCACAAAACACacgagaactcatacaggagagaaaccattaaTTTGCTGTGTATGCCAAAAAAGTTTTTCTGAATCAAGTAATCTGAAAAGACActtgagaactcatacaggagagaaaccatatacttgctctgtatgtcaaataAGTTTTACGATCTCAAGTCATCTCAcaaaacacatgagaactcatacaggagagaaaccatatacttgctctatatgtcaaagaagtttttctgaatCAAGTAATCTGAAGACACACATGacaactcatacaggagagaaaccacaTACTTGCTCTATATGTGAAAGAAGTTTTTCACGTCAAAGTCATCTCAAAAGacacatgagaattcatacagGATAG